The following are encoded together in the Daucus carota subsp. sativus chromosome 5, DH1 v3.0, whole genome shotgun sequence genome:
- the LOC108220944 gene encoding large ribosomal subunit protein uL10, with protein sequence MAVGRGARTEKKIAYDEKLCKLLDIYNQILIVGVDNVGSNQLQGIRAGLRGDSIILMGKNTMMKRSIRVHAEKTGNTAILSLIPLLVGNVGLIFTKGDLKEVSDEIAKYKVGAPARVGLIAQIDVVVPPGNTGLDPSQTSFFQVLNIPTKINKGTVEITTNVDLIKKGDKVGSSEAALLSKLGLRPFSYGLIVKSAYDNGSVLSPDILELTEDDVALKFANALANVAAVALSISYPSIAAAPSMFINAYKNVLALSVATDYTFKQAEKIKEFLKDPSKFASTVAATAAPSGGQAAPAKEEAKKEEPEEESDDDLVSGLFD encoded by the exons ATGGCGGTGGGAAGAGGAGCGAGAACGGAGAAGAAGATAGCGTACGACGAGAAGCTGTGCAAGCTGCTGGATATTTATAACCAGATACTTATTGTGGGGGTTGATAATGTTGGGTCGAATCAGTTGCAGGGGATCAGGGCTGGGTTGAGGGGTGATTCTATCATTTTGATGGGGAAGAATACGATGATGAAGAGGTCTATTCGTGTTCATGCTGAGAAGACCGGAAATACTGCCATTCTTAGCCTCATTCCTCTCCTTGTG GGAAATGTGGGTTTGATATTTACCAAGGGTGATCTGAAGGAAGTGAGTGATGAAATTGCCAAATATAAG GTTGGAGCTCCTGCACGTGTTGGCCTCATTGCTCAAATTGATGTCGTTGTGCCCCCTGGAAACACAGGGCTTGATCCATCCCAGACATCCTTCTTTCAG GTGCTTAATATTCCCACTAAAATCAACAAAGGGACGGTGGAGATAACAACAAACGTGGATCTGATCAAGAAGGGGGACAAGGTTGGGTCCTCTGAAGCTGCCCTTCTGTCAAAGCTTGGTCTGAGGCCCTTTTCATATGGCCTAATTGTGAAGTCAGCTTATGACAATGGCTCTGTCCTTAGTCCAGATATTCTTGAACTCACTGAAGATGATGTTGCACTTAAGTTTGCAAATGCGTTGGCAAATGTTGCTGCTGTTGCCCTTTCTATTTCCTACCCAAGTATTGCTGCAGCACCATCCATGTTCATCAATGCCTACAAAAATGTCTTGGCTTTGAGTGTGGCAACAGATTATACTTTCAAGCAGGCTGAGAAAATAAAGGAGTTTTTGAAG GATCCTTCTAAGTTTGCTAGCACTGTGGCTGCGACTGCTGCTCCATCTGGTGGTCAGGCAGCTCCTGCAAAGGAGGAAGCTAAGAAGGAAGAACCAGAAGAGGAGTCAGATGATGATCTGGTGTCTGGTTTGTTCGATTAA